In Homo sapiens chromosome 11, GRCh38.p14 Primary Assembly, one DNA window encodes the following:
- the OR51B4 gene encoding olfactory receptor 51B4 translates to MWYNNSAGPFLLTGFLGSEAVHYRISMSFFVIYFSVLFGNGTLLVLIWNDHSLHEPMYYFLAMLADTDLGMTFTTMPTVLGVLLLDQREIAHAACFTQSFIHSLAIVESGILLVLAYDCFIAIRTPLRYNCILTNSRVMNIGLGVLMRGFMSILPIILSLYCYPYCGSRALLHTFCLHQDVIKLACADITFNHIYPIIQTSLTVFLDALIIIFSYILILKTVMGIASGQEEAKSLNTCVSHISCVLVFHITVMGLSFIHRFGKHAPHVVPITMSYVHFLFPPFVNPIIYSIKTKQIQRSIIRLFSGQSRA, encoded by the coding sequence ATGTGGTATAACAACAGTGCTGGCCCCTTCTTGCTGACTGGCTTCTTGGGCTCAGAGGCAGTTCACTACCGGATCTCTATGTCCTTCTTTGTCATCTACTTCTCCGTCCTTTTTGGAAATGGCACTCTTCTTGTCCTCATTTGGAATGATCACAGCCTCCATGAGCCCATGTACTACTTCCTGGCTATGCTGGCAGACACGGACCTTGGGATGACATTCACTACAATGCCCACAGTCCTGGGTGTCCTGCTGCTAGACCAGAGGGAGATTGCCCATGCTGCCTGTTTCACCCaatccttcattcattcactggcCATTGTAGAATCAGGTATCTTGCTTGTTTTGGCCTATGACTGTTTCATTGCCATCCGCACACCACTGAGGTACAACTGCATTCTTACCAATTCCCGAGTGATGAACATAGGACTGGGGGTACTGATGAGAGGTTTTATGTCCATTTTGCCCATAATTCTTTCACTCTACTGCTACCCATATTGTGGTTCCCGTGCCCTCTTGCACACATTTTGCCTCCATCAAGATGTCATAAAACTCGCCTGTGCTGATATCACGTTTAATCACATATATCCAattattcagacttctttgactGTCTTTTTAGATGCTCTAATCATCATCTTTTCTTATATACTAATCCTCAAGACAGTGATGGGCATTGCGTCTGGACAAGAGGAAGCTAAATCTCTCAACACTTGTGTCTCCCATATTAGCTGTGTCCTAGTATTTCACATCACTGTGATGGGACTGTCATTCATTCACAGGTTTGGGAAACATGCACCTCATGTGGTCCCCATTACCATGAGCTAtgtccattttctctttcctccattcGTGAATCCTATCATTTATAGCATCAAGACCAAGCAGATTCAAAGAAGCATTATTCGCCTATTTTCTGGGCAGAGTAGGGCTTGA